One genomic segment of Candidatus Cloacimonadota bacterium includes these proteins:
- the pilM gene encoding type IV pilus assembly protein PilM: protein MKKNKAVRFKESVGIDIGTHSVKIVHLKKLHDGFKLLNYEVRPTVPQGVEYTLSDLRPERFAPVIVEMMKTLKISPKSIKHLVSSIGGDNTSIKQIKTIFLPDEELESALFFEAKKHIPISGSDMVLDYQVLSVEEKTNNMNILLSATSKEVLNEHTGILSTAGLNPHIVDIDSLAVANSFIMNAFVEEGVYVLLNVGAHRTNMVIWGPEAKLFARDIPYGGFNFTQDIMRKRQMEWAEAEEYKFAHGLLDDPNNPAVQTISMLDISEKPTEEAIAEELRRSLRFYVKEAGNSDFRKILITGGSAKLKGLPEYLQDKVNVPTEVFIPFTNVEMPEKFQDKKDPQLALAIGLAMRME, encoded by the coding sequence ATGAAGAAGAACAAAGCAGTTCGATTCAAAGAGTCTGTGGGGATCGATATCGGTACCCACAGCGTGAAAATCGTACACCTCAAGAAGCTTCATGATGGCTTCAAACTCTTGAACTATGAGGTGCGCCCAACCGTACCTCAGGGAGTAGAGTACACATTGAGCGATCTTCGGCCGGAGCGTTTTGCCCCCGTGATCGTGGAAATGATGAAGACTCTGAAGATATCTCCAAAGTCCATTAAGCACCTGGTTTCATCGATAGGTGGCGATAATACCAGTATCAAGCAGATTAAGACCATCTTCTTACCGGATGAAGAATTGGAATCCGCCCTGTTCTTCGAAGCAAAAAAGCATATTCCAATCAGCGGATCCGACATGGTTCTAGATTATCAGGTGCTCTCTGTGGAAGAAAAGACAAACAACATGAATATCTTGCTGTCTGCTACTTCCAAAGAAGTTCTGAATGAGCATACCGGGATATTGTCCACTGCCGGCTTGAATCCGCATATTGTGGATATTGATTCCCTGGCGGTAGCAAACAGCTTCATTATGAATGCCTTTGTAGAAGAAGGCGTGTATGTGTTGCTGAATGTAGGAGCTCACAGAACAAACATGGTCATTTGGGGCCCTGAAGCCAAACTCTTTGCCCGCGATATTCCTTATGGTGGTTTCAACTTCACACAGGATATCATGCGCAAGCGTCAGATGGAATGGGCTGAAGCCGAGGAATACAAATTTGCTCACGGCCTGCTGGATGATCCGAATAATCCTGCTGTACAGACCATCAGCATGCTGGATATTTCGGAAAAACCCACTGAAGAAGCCATTGCCGAAGAACTACGCCGTTCCTTGCGCTTCTATGTAAAGGAAGCAGGGAACAGCGATTTTCGCAAGATCCTGATTACCGGTGGAAGCGCCAAATTGAAAGGTTTACCGGAATATCTGCAGGATAAAGTGAACGTTCCTACAGAAGTGTTTATACCCTTCACAAACGTGGAAATGCCGGAAAAATTCCAAGATAAAAAGGATCCGCAACTTGCCCTTGCCATCGGCTTGGCAATGAGGATGGAGTAA